A single genomic interval of uncultured Sunxiuqinia sp. harbors:
- a CDS encoding pentapeptide repeat-containing protein, protein MKTATNIQNIIEKYKEGHRHFINLDFDKGEKLTGQILADSTFDNSCFSVDFSQTDFSNAKFTNCNLKCCDFINCNLTNSRFENCSLESTDFKNALIEGIVMTNCHCYGQLVSINKESRELESLKDNLVKDLYDNIPEFEKSADHSNDDQPYIVYGELSLKLFENIKKNSEITDFTKKAFQFFNKLGNRNDSDIDNLLIVGIYEGLYADKKCNRIARHLLLDRNKEVYEYWMINGNIRSDYK, encoded by the coding sequence ATGAAGACAGCAACTAACATACAAAATATCATTGAAAAATATAAAGAAGGACACCGTCACTTTATAAACCTTGACTTTGATAAAGGTGAAAAATTGACTGGACAAATACTTGCTGATTCGACATTTGATAACTCTTGCTTCTCGGTTGACTTTTCTCAAACGGACTTTTCAAATGCAAAGTTTACTAACTGTAATTTAAAATGTTGTGATTTTATAAACTGTAACCTGACTAATTCAAGATTTGAAAATTGCTCACTCGAAAGCACAGATTTTAAAAATGCACTGATTGAGGGAATAGTTATGACTAATTGCCATTGTTACGGACAATTGGTTTCGATTAATAAGGAATCAAGAGAACTTGAATCGCTTAAAGACAATTTGGTAAAAGACCTTTATGACAATATTCCAGAATTTGAAAAATCAGCAGACCATTCGAATGATGACCAACCATATATAGTGTATGGAGAATTAAGTCTAAAACTATTTGAGAACATAAAAAAGAATTCAGAAATTACGGACTTTACTAAAAAGGCTTTTCAGTTTTTTAATAAACTTGGCAATAGGAATGACTCTGATATAGATAATTTACTTATTGTTGGGATTTACGAAGGACTTTATGCTGATAAAAAATGTAATCGAATAGCAAGACACCTTTTATTAGACAGAAATAAAGAAGTTTATGAATATTGGATGATAAATGGAAACATTCGTTCAGACTATAAATAA